Proteins encoded within one genomic window of Bermanella sp. WJH001:
- a CDS encoding DUF1302 family protein, translated as MNRPVTSSFMGMALGLPFLIPTFFSSNVQSLELDDFTSKGFARVEYQGRSPYVDDQDTDLRENFDGKLELDWSSSDFSLDTLSYFKYRPQYADEHSDVKDELEWNADLREWFVTYETSSWLYRVGKQQVAWGKGDYFRIVDVINPLDLREGLLTYIDDYALGRQSRNMAVVEHYSGEIEYQWIAAYETQETLAAPDRSDFAVQGYPANIDIENNNNIDVGFRARFFLDSTDLDIYAFDGYNPDPIVTQNNLGQFEGRFAKRQLLALSFARPNDYGVIRSDMAYYLKESLQLNSGEDEISKVDLLVGFDAQENEWSFNFQGALSQYLSVSDEFTREEQVVSASAFIEKQWSHLRITSSILWLFNYQDDASSMVKYLVSYEWFNSAIVEFGVIGFEGKKSTLHGMYDDQDRMYANLKYSF; from the coding sequence ATGAATAGGCCAGTGACATCTTCATTTATGGGAATGGCCCTTGGCCTACCATTTTTAATACCTACTTTTTTTAGCTCAAATGTTCAAAGTCTAGAATTAGACGATTTTACGAGTAAAGGATTTGCTCGTGTTGAATATCAAGGACGATCCCCTTATGTGGATGATCAAGATACGGACTTAAGAGAAAATTTTGATGGAAAATTAGAATTAGACTGGTCATCCTCAGATTTTTCACTGGATACACTGTCATATTTTAAATATCGTCCCCAGTATGCAGATGAACATTCTGATGTTAAAGATGAACTTGAATGGAATGCGGATTTACGAGAATGGTTTGTGACCTACGAGACATCTTCTTGGTTGTACCGTGTTGGTAAGCAGCAGGTCGCTTGGGGTAAAGGTGATTACTTTCGAATAGTTGATGTGATTAATCCATTAGATTTACGTGAAGGTTTATTAACATATATTGATGATTATGCATTGGGGCGTCAATCTAGGAATATGGCTGTTGTTGAGCATTATTCAGGAGAGATTGAATATCAATGGATTGCAGCTTATGAGACTCAAGAAACCCTAGCCGCACCAGATAGGTCAGATTTTGCGGTTCAAGGCTATCCGGCTAATATCGATATTGAAAATAACAATAATATCGACGTTGGTTTCCGTGCTCGTTTCTTTTTAGATAGCACTGATTTAGATATCTATGCCTTTGATGGCTATAACCCTGATCCGATAGTGACGCAGAATAATCTAGGCCAATTTGAAGGCCGTTTTGCTAAGCGACAATTGCTTGCCCTCTCGTTTGCACGTCCAAATGACTATGGTGTTATTCGATCTGACATGGCTTATTACCTTAAAGAGTCGTTACAACTGAATAGCGGTGAAGATGAAATCAGTAAAGTTGATCTTCTTGTTGGTTTTGATGCACAAGAAAATGAGTGGTCTTTTAATTTCCAAGGTGCACTTAGCCAGTACCTCTCCGTAAGTGATGAATTTACCCGTGAAGAGCAAGTGGTTAGTGCCTCAGCATTTATTGAGAAACAATGGAGCCACTTACGTATAACATCCTCTATTTTATGGTTATTTAATTACCAGGATGATGCCAGTAGTATGGTGAAGTATTTAGTCAGTTACGAGTGGTTTAATTCAGCTATTGTTGAGTTTGGCGTTATTGGATTTGAAGGAAAAAAATCTACCTTACACGGCATGTATGATGACCAAGATCGCATGTATGCAAATTTGAAGTACTCCTTTTAG
- a CDS encoding outer membrane lipoprotein-sorting protein, with protein MKKIYYSLLLTLCVGVSGFSYALQDAKNIMESVKYRDQGVDRYSDVDLIQTMSDGFVRSRSLKMYEKEFGEERKGLLYFTEPSNTAGTGLLMYSYAEVDNKEDDQWLYLPALRKVKRIATNSKEGPFLGTDFSFADIERMRIADYVYTLKEEKENISIIEAKTENGLENPRTGYSQRIVHVDTDKNIIIKDEIFRQGRLIKVFEVVQLEKVNGFWTVVEAKMDNLVEGGSTRLIRKNTQYNQKLKDGLFNQRTLRKGLD; from the coding sequence ATGAAGAAAATTTACTATAGCTTGCTTCTTACATTATGTGTTGGGGTTTCTGGATTTAGCTATGCACTGCAAGATGCTAAAAACATAATGGAATCCGTTAAGTATCGAGATCAAGGGGTTGATCGTTACTCTGATGTTGACCTAATACAAACTATGTCTGACGGTTTTGTAAGAAGTCGCTCTTTAAAAATGTATGAAAAAGAATTTGGAGAGGAAAGAAAGGGTCTATTGTACTTTACAGAGCCCAGTAATACTGCAGGAACAGGCCTTTTGATGTATAGCTATGCTGAAGTAGACAACAAAGAAGATGACCAATGGTTGTATCTGCCTGCTCTTAGAAAAGTAAAGCGTATTGCTACAAACTCTAAAGAAGGACCATTTTTAGGAACTGACTTCTCATTTGCTGATATTGAACGTATGCGTATTGCTGATTACGTTTATACCCTAAAAGAAGAAAAAGAAAATATCAGTATTATTGAAGCCAAGACAGAAAATGGATTAGAAAATCCACGTACAGGCTATAGTCAAAGAATTGTGCATGTCGACACCGATAAAAACATCATTATAAAGGATGAGATCTTTAGACAGGGTCGATTGATTAAGGTCTTTGAGGTTGTTCAGTTAGAAAAAGTGAATGGTTTTTGGACGGTTGTTGAAGCCAAAATGGATAATTTAGTGGAGGGTGGTAGCACCCGATTAATTCGTAAAAATACTCAATATAATCAAAAATTAAAAGACGGATTATTTAACCAGCGTACGCTTAGAAAGGGTTTGGATTAA
- a CDS encoding MMPL family transporter has product MSSTTMLDTFIDKTNKLHKSPWKVLMAFIAITFLALTSAGKLQINATPYMIGHDHPSRIADHKNKKTFTGTGEQAFIAVVNKNGDVFNSFTLDLVKELSEKFEAMSLVTASDRDFLSSLSELSIEQSKELQAILDKGVVKQDLYKLETLRNQLANSGILTSDQIHSFDNVLMRLNPVKKVRSLTTMENITPTVDGIDIHPLMGRKSKDPTASELKKEVFENPLYIDGLIAEDAKATSIQVEFFIAEDDSPSMLLAYQAINEIVAKTNLGENTVHLSGPPMIASETASNMEKDNQTLLPGVLLVILFVLLISFGKVQGMVIPLLIAIISLIWTLAVMSALGVKQNIITSMLPVFIIAIAVCDAIHFLSDYYRHLPQNANREQRSLAAASAIKQLFFPMLITTITTALGFVSLAWTEVTFIKEFGVFVGIGVILAWVITIFFLPTMLVLWKAQPPKWGLLSSSNLDGGFTKFAAISKYAKPAIAATVILIGVCAVVISQTLKVDNQVIGYFEETSQIRVDDKVLNEHFGGTTPINVMIESSQVDAFKQADYVLALEKIENRLKSQDLVGYTYGLPDFIKRLNQALNNDMSEKAYSLPESISAELLSQYYLLYENGNGRDLFDVVDRRYQNSRVLGILHSDKSSEVGVIVEDILSYAASVLPAGSKVSVSGYGEILVATTNAVVWGQVASLILASILITFLVMVIFRSPSIGMVVPLPLILTLLGVFTIMALTGTNLDIGTSIIAAISFGIGIDYSIHIISALKSSQSQTHLARIEDALSKCAKPILINTLALGLGFLVLTLSGYQALINLGYFISITMFLSAIFSLLVLPSVVVSVVQKDEERTEAIGSEANA; this is encoded by the coding sequence ATGTCATCTACAACAATGCTTGATACGTTTATTGATAAAACAAATAAATTGCATAAATCACCTTGGAAGGTATTAATGGCGTTTATCGCTATTACTTTCCTAGCACTTACCAGCGCAGGTAAGCTTCAGATTAATGCAACTCCTTACATGATTGGTCATGACCATCCTAGTCGAATTGCCGATCATAAAAACAAAAAAACCTTTACGGGGACTGGTGAGCAAGCGTTTATTGCGGTTGTTAATAAAAATGGTGATGTTTTTAACTCTTTTACCCTAGATCTTGTTAAAGAATTAAGTGAAAAGTTTGAAGCTATGTCATTAGTAACGGCCTCAGATCGAGACTTTCTATCGTCTCTGTCTGAGTTATCCATTGAGCAATCAAAAGAGTTACAAGCAATATTAGATAAAGGTGTTGTGAAGCAGGATCTTTATAAGCTTGAAACCTTAAGAAACCAGTTAGCCAATTCAGGAATATTAACATCTGATCAAATTCATTCGTTTGATAATGTTTTAATGCGACTGAACCCAGTTAAAAAAGTACGCTCACTTACAACCATGGAAAACATCACACCAACGGTTGATGGTATTGATATCCACCCATTAATGGGGCGTAAGTCAAAAGACCCTACGGCATCAGAGCTTAAAAAAGAAGTATTTGAAAACCCGTTATATATTGATGGCTTAATTGCAGAAGATGCAAAAGCCACCAGTATTCAGGTAGAGTTTTTTATTGCTGAGGATGACTCACCGTCTATGTTGCTTGCTTATCAAGCAATTAATGAAATAGTGGCAAAGACAAACTTAGGTGAAAATACAGTGCACCTAAGTGGACCACCAATGATTGCCTCTGAAACAGCATCCAATATGGAAAAAGATAACCAAACATTACTCCCTGGTGTGCTGTTGGTCATATTATTTGTATTGCTCATCAGCTTTGGCAAAGTTCAAGGTATGGTGATTCCATTACTAATCGCCATCATTAGTTTAATCTGGACATTAGCTGTGATGAGTGCTTTGGGTGTTAAGCAAAATATCATCACTTCAATGCTACCGGTATTTATTATTGCCATTGCGGTATGTGATGCTATCCACTTTTTATCAGATTATTATCGTCATTTGCCACAAAATGCAAATCGTGAACAACGTTCCTTGGCCGCTGCATCAGCAATAAAACAATTATTCTTCCCAATGTTAATTACGACGATTACGACAGCTTTAGGTTTTGTCTCACTTGCTTGGACCGAAGTAACATTCATTAAAGAATTTGGTGTATTTGTAGGCATTGGTGTGATACTCGCTTGGGTTATTACGATATTCTTTTTACCTACTATGCTGGTGTTGTGGAAAGCTCAACCACCAAAATGGGGCTTATTATCAAGTTCAAATTTAGATGGTGGCTTCACAAAATTTGCAGCCATCTCCAAGTACGCAAAGCCAGCGATTGCAGCAACCGTAATATTAATTGGAGTGTGTGCAGTCGTTATCTCACAAACTTTAAAGGTTGATAATCAGGTAATTGGATATTTTGAAGAAACCAGCCAGATCAGAGTCGATGATAAAGTACTAAACGAACATTTTGGTGGTACAACACCGATAAACGTCATGATTGAAAGTAGTCAGGTTGATGCTTTTAAGCAGGCGGACTATGTTTTAGCACTGGAGAAAATCGAAAATAGATTGAAGTCTCAGGATTTAGTTGGTTATACCTATGGCTTGCCCGATTTTATTAAACGATTGAATCAAGCATTGAATAATGACATGTCAGAAAAAGCATATTCTTTGCCTGAATCAATTTCTGCGGAACTTTTATCTCAATATTATTTGTTATATGAAAATGGTAATGGCCGTGATCTATTTGATGTGGTGGATCGCCGTTACCAGAACTCTCGAGTACTTGGGATTCTACATTCTGATAAATCATCTGAAGTTGGGGTGATTGTAGAAGACATCTTGAGCTATGCCGCCAGTGTATTACCGGCAGGTAGCAAGGTGAGCGTTTCGGGTTATGGTGAAATACTGGTTGCAACTACAAATGCGGTTGTTTGGGGACAAGTAGCCAGTCTAATTTTAGCCAGCATTTTAATTACATTCTTAGTCATGGTGATTTTCCGTTCACCGAGTATTGGGATGGTAGTGCCGTTGCCACTGATTCTAACTTTGTTAGGTGTATTCACCATTATGGCACTAACGGGAACTAACTTAGATATTGGTACATCGATTATAGCCGCAATCTCTTTTGGTATTGGTATTGATTATTCGATCCATATTATATCTGCTCTTAAATCAAGCCAGTCGCAAACCCACCTGGCAAGAATAGAAGATGCATTATCCAAGTGTGCAAAACCAATACTGATAAATACACTAGCGTTAGGTTTAGGGTTTTTGGTGTTGACCTTGTCTGGTTATCAAGCACTTATTAACCTAGGTTACTTTATTTCAATTACTATGTTTTTAAGCGCTATCTTTTCTTTATTGGTATTGCCGTCGGTTGTTGTGTCGGTTGTTCAAAAAGATGAAGAACGCACTGAGGCGATAGGAAGTGAGGCCAATGCATAA
- a CDS encoding acyl-CoA dehydrogenase family protein, which translates to MEWNKDQLALKQRYFLVGRDLVRPSAAYRDENVTFDKKLWKKVGDTGLLGLSMPEQYGGSGLSIGDFSAALEGFSEGCQDMGVLVTFVAQVALVQSSLVNYGTKEQCETWLPALISGEKLACFAITERGCGSDVRSIQTEVEKNSQGYVLNGKKWNITNAPIADICMTFAKIKGKKEKAISCFILETNQDGIEQSEPFSLMGNRGTPIGAIDFNDVQLSHKNLISEEENGLSVLYFSFLIERILTGVLVTGCVRPLVKECTQYSQERHAFGKAIGENQYVQQYIVEIESKLELLSGVIFKALNFIEQGRDCSKLASIIKMYSSEIFHESALSSMRVLGNYGYRRENYYERLLRDAIGLLFAGGTTEIHKRVIWDSLLSDYKNNPKVHRNLKLSWQDAAHLQTAAEAV; encoded by the coding sequence ATGGAATGGAATAAAGATCAGTTGGCATTAAAGCAACGTTATTTTTTAGTTGGACGAGACCTTGTGCGTCCATCGGCAGCGTATCGTGACGAAAATGTTACGTTTGATAAAAAATTATGGAAAAAAGTTGGTGATACTGGATTGCTTGGCCTAAGTATGCCTGAACAATATGGAGGTTCAGGCTTAAGTATCGGTGATTTCTCTGCCGCTCTTGAGGGATTTTCTGAAGGTTGTCAAGACATGGGGGTTCTGGTGACGTTTGTCGCTCAAGTAGCATTGGTTCAATCTTCTTTGGTGAACTATGGCACTAAAGAGCAGTGTGAAACGTGGTTGCCAGCATTGATTTCCGGTGAAAAATTGGCTTGCTTTGCTATTACCGAGAGAGGGTGTGGATCAGATGTTAGATCGATTCAGACTGAAGTTGAAAAAAACAGCCAAGGTTATGTTTTAAATGGTAAGAAATGGAACATCACCAATGCCCCAATAGCTGATATTTGTATGACCTTTGCAAAAATTAAAGGTAAAAAAGAAAAAGCTATATCTTGTTTTATTTTAGAAACAAATCAGGACGGTATTGAACAATCAGAACCATTTAGTCTAATGGGTAATCGTGGTACTCCAATAGGTGCGATTGATTTTAATGATGTTCAGTTATCTCATAAAAACTTAATCAGTGAAGAAGAAAATGGGCTTTCAGTTCTTTATTTTTCGTTTTTGATTGAACGTATCCTAACGGGTGTTTTAGTGACAGGTTGTGTTCGACCACTTGTAAAAGAGTGTACACAATACAGTCAAGAGCGCCATGCGTTTGGTAAGGCGATTGGCGAAAATCAATACGTACAACAATATATTGTAGAAATTGAAAGTAAACTTGAATTATTAAGTGGCGTAATATTTAAGGCACTGAATTTCATAGAGCAAGGCCGAGATTGTTCGAAACTAGCCTCGATTATTAAAATGTATTCATCTGAAATATTCCATGAATCAGCTCTTAGTTCCATGAGAGTATTAGGTAATTATGGTTACCGACGTGAGAATTATTATGAGCGCTTATTGCGTGATGCTATTGGATTACTATTTGCCGGTGGCACAACAGAGATTCATAAACGAGTTATCTGGGACTCACTATTAAGTGATTATAAAAATAATCCAAAAGTTCACCGTAATTTAAAACTATCATGGCAAGATGCAGCACATCTGCAAACTGCTGCGGAGGCTGTATAA
- a CDS encoding ThiF family adenylyltransferase has protein sequence MENSATQLNREAFYKEFTLRNAGFISEDDQKRLRDSVILIAGCGSTGGSVIELLVRSGAENLILVDNGRYDLNNANRQNMVLSDVNRFKPIVFQERCNAINPYARLEVCNIGITPDNVNDYVERADIVIDAVDVTGRSGLEMKFLLHEICHEKRKAVICGYDMAATQYIPIFDYRDPNLALFDNQITSEMVATMDPLKVCTFLVPISEIPEAMFEELERHTQGKDYTSQLGIAANLFGTITAALVIDMLAGRTVKNEYTIDVWKVIRGEYEDTDKLEQYRKGIEQWQKEPCNIDDNEFLKRSTKHYTTPLLPDLLPENNQTPHHVISTSGNLVSLAIRQSDLSDHHAKQLLRYAFVHYAKVGFINEKVAAESLLHHEAISSLHKDDIHIVVLDKTLGKLMAYSTLKAMPNSDQAFSNLDRKLYSVENAFGRHTFSEIEDLKALKVSQIREIGRVVKSQLEDKVISSRVGLLLVHSYFELINHPDSGIKAMIGDGEKNVTLANLNMFGFNPIVIQGSNVQIEKNHIFSSRYDGRNVSPFWFLNTNINLDKVKRAKMILELSDSEFYSAYKDFKFSELTSQQAEHA, from the coding sequence ATGGAAAACTCAGCAACACAACTTAATCGAGAGGCATTTTACAAAGAATTTACTTTGAGAAATGCAGGATTTATAAGCGAAGATGATCAAAAACGACTGCGAGATTCTGTCATTTTGATTGCAGGATGCGGTTCAACCGGTGGCAGTGTTATTGAGTTACTGGTTCGCAGCGGTGCCGAAAACCTGATTTTGGTCGACAATGGTCGATACGACCTAAATAACGCTAATCGCCAGAACATGGTGCTGAGTGATGTTAATCGCTTCAAGCCTATTGTCTTCCAAGAGCGATGTAATGCAATTAACCCTTATGCACGTCTTGAGGTCTGCAACATTGGGATTACCCCAGATAATGTCAATGACTATGTAGAGCGAGCCGATATTGTCATTGATGCTGTTGATGTCACTGGTCGTTCTGGCTTGGAAATGAAGTTTTTACTGCATGAAATTTGTCATGAAAAACGCAAAGCGGTAATTTGCGGTTATGACATGGCGGCTACTCAATATATTCCTATCTTTGATTATCGAGATCCTAATTTAGCATTATTTGACAATCAAATTACAAGCGAGATGGTTGCAACCATGGATCCACTGAAAGTCTGTACGTTTTTAGTACCGATCAGTGAAATTCCAGAAGCCATGTTCGAAGAATTAGAACGGCATACACAGGGTAAAGACTATACATCTCAGTTAGGAATAGCTGCGAATCTATTTGGAACCATTACCGCCGCTTTAGTCATTGATATGTTAGCTGGCCGAACCGTCAAGAATGAATACACAATTGATGTTTGGAAAGTGATCAGAGGTGAGTATGAAGATACAGATAAACTGGAGCAATATCGCAAAGGTATTGAACAGTGGCAAAAAGAGCCTTGCAATATTGATGATAATGAATTCTTAAAACGCTCTACAAAACATTATACAACCCCGCTACTTCCTGATTTGCTTCCCGAAAATAATCAAACACCACATCATGTTATTAGCACCAGTGGTAATCTGGTTAGTCTCGCTATCCGCCAGTCAGATTTATCAGACCATCATGCCAAACAACTATTACGTTACGCATTTGTTCATTACGCAAAAGTTGGATTTATTAATGAAAAAGTGGCAGCCGAATCTTTGTTGCATCATGAGGCAATATCGTCATTACATAAAGATGACATTCATATTGTGGTGTTAGATAAAACCTTGGGTAAGTTAATGGCTTACTCTACGTTAAAGGCTATGCCGAACTCAGATCAAGCATTTTCTAATCTAGATAGAAAGCTTTACTCAGTCGAGAATGCATTTGGTCGCCACACCTTTAGTGAGATTGAAGATTTAAAAGCATTAAAGGTTTCTCAAATACGAGAAATTGGACGTGTTGTTAAATCACAGCTTGAAGATAAAGTGATTTCGTCACGTGTTGGTTTGTTGCTTGTTCACTCTTATTTTGAACTGATTAATCATCCTGATAGCGGTATTAAAGCAATGATTGGTGATGGTGAAAAGAATGTGACGTTAGCTAATCTCAACATGTTTGGTTTTAATCCGATTGTTATTCAAGGATCAAACGTTCAAATAGAAAAAAATCATATATTTTCAAGTCGTTATGATGGCCGAAATGTATCGCCATTTTGGTTTTTAAATACCAATATCAATCTTGATAAAGTTAAACGTGCAAAAATGATACTAGAGCTTTCAGATAGTGAATTTTATAGCGCGTATAAAGACTTTAAGTTTAGTGAACTTACTTCTCAACAAGCAGAGCATGCGTAA
- a CDS encoding PAS domain-containing protein: MKARELISILEQYDDDMDVSVSFSEKEDTPIHITSCDSLQTRCYQNLVELSPEGLLVLNNKNQITYMNPYLVKKLDTQDDALFFKPIHDLISIEDHCLLNKALNNLKVQQVDFVSIPINKESGENFWARISMTKIPSSDGSYRGAILTITDTSERQKLLEKNTSDTLDHKVGRIPDHINQLKQTKSLLLEEKATLESTDLIEATPYWHQEKYLYLIFPKKEGKRVREYIGTKKQKVDEALNAIKRGKRYRKICDELADIDQQLRTATFKLDSFLWELAKLPPNLHKTLN, translated from the coding sequence ATGAAGGCTCGTGAACTGATTTCAATTTTAGAACAATACGATGATGATATGGATGTATCGGTATCATTTTCAGAAAAAGAAGACACGCCAATTCACATTACTAGCTGTGACTCGCTACAAACACGCTGCTATCAAAACTTGGTAGAGCTTTCCCCCGAAGGGTTGCTGGTTTTAAACAATAAAAACCAAATAACTTACATGAATCCATACCTGGTTAAAAAACTAGATACTCAGGATGATGCGCTTTTTTTCAAACCGATTCATGATCTTATTTCCATCGAAGATCATTGCCTTCTCAATAAAGCCCTTAATAATTTAAAAGTGCAACAAGTGGACTTTGTTTCGATACCCATCAATAAAGAAAGTGGTGAGAATTTTTGGGCGCGAATATCAATGACAAAAATACCAAGCTCTGATGGCAGTTATCGTGGTGCCATTTTAACAATCACGGATACAAGTGAACGCCAAAAACTATTAGAGAAAAACACATCAGATACTTTAGATCATAAGGTTGGTCGTATTCCTGACCATATTAACCAACTAAAACAAACGAAGTCATTATTGCTTGAAGAAAAAGCCACTCTTGAGTCGACTGATTTAATTGAAGCGACGCCTTATTGGCATCAAGAAAAATACCTATACCTAATTTTTCCTAAAAAAGAGGGTAAACGTGTTCGTGAATATATAGGTACAAAAAAACAAAAGGTGGATGAAGCACTCAATGCGATAAAACGAGGAAAACGATATCGTAAAATCTGCGATGAGCTAGCCGATATTGATCAGCAATTACGCACGGCTACATTTAAATTAGACAGCTTTTTATGGGAATTAGCGAAACTGCCACCCAATTTACATAAGACTCTAAACTAA
- a CDS encoding Fe2+-dependent dioxygenase → MLLPIEQIISREDALRLRDTIEQASWYDGRRTAGGLSADVKSNLQLDETSDFAKQLGQVVTQAVKQHPLFVSATLPHTVFPPRFNCYQDSGHYGLHIDGSVMTLPDGRLMRSDVSATLFLSDADEYEGGELSIETQFGAQEVKLNAGDIIVYPSSSLHEVKPVTQGKRIASFFWVQSMVAEPTQREQLFELDQSIQILTAKLGRDDSEVRRLSGLYHNLLRGWASL, encoded by the coding sequence ATGTTATTACCGATTGAGCAAATTATTAGTCGTGAAGATGCGTTGCGATTACGTGATACCATCGAGCAAGCCTCTTGGTATGATGGTCGCCGCACCGCTGGTGGATTATCGGCTGATGTGAAAAGCAATTTGCAATTGGATGAAACCTCCGACTTCGCCAAGCAATTAGGCCAAGTGGTTACTCAAGCGGTTAAACAGCACCCATTGTTTGTTTCCGCTACCTTACCTCACACCGTATTTCCGCCACGATTTAACTGTTATCAAGATAGCGGCCATTATGGCTTACATATTGATGGCTCTGTCATGACATTGCCAGATGGACGTTTAATGCGATCGGATGTTTCTGCCACCTTGTTCTTGTCCGATGCCGATGAATATGAGGGGGGAGAACTCAGCATCGAAACGCAATTTGGCGCCCAAGAAGTAAAATTAAACGCAGGGGATATTATTGTGTATCCGTCATCCAGCTTACATGAAGTCAAACCTGTTACTCAGGGTAAGCGCATTGCCTCTTTTTTCTGGGTCCAAAGTATGGTGGCTGAACCCACTCAAAGAGAGCAGTTATTTGAACTTGATCAATCAATTCAAATTCTCACCGCTAAACTAGGACGAGATGACAGTGAAGTAAGGCGCCTTAGTGGGCTTTATCATAATTTATTACGTGGCTGGGCTAGTCTTTAA